The Epilithonimonas zeae genome contains a region encoding:
- a CDS encoding phage holin family protein, with protein sequence MKEFIIYKQHLVAILATIKKPSVLIPAVGVVSLSNFEKAFFLLLILMLADYVTGIMASWNQWEKSDKTTKFWNTGFTSEKTRLSIIKSVTYFLFIILTYGIEIIFKIKSFGSNQYTEHEVTLTLVAIAISCAIEFYSIFFENLPKAGFDIWNYLKKMTGKAKKTVTTVKEITNGNNDNSSST encoded by the coding sequence ATGAAAGAATTTATAATTTATAAACAACATCTTGTAGCAATTCTGGCGACTATCAAAAAGCCTTCGGTATTGATTCCTGCTGTTGGAGTAGTAAGCTTATCCAATTTTGAAAAAGCATTTTTTCTCTTATTGATTTTGATGCTTGCAGATTATGTCACAGGAATAATGGCTTCCTGGAACCAATGGGAAAAATCAGACAAGACAACAAAGTTTTGGAACACAGGATTTACCAGCGAAAAAACAAGACTTTCAATAATAAAGAGTGTTACTTATTTCCTTTTTATCATTCTTACTTACGGGATAGAGATTATTTTCAAAATCAAATCTTTTGGGAGTAACCAATATACAGAACACGAGGTAACTCTTACTTTGGTTGCAATTGCAATCAGTTGTGCGATAGAGTTTTATTCAATCTTTTTTGAGAATCTCCCCAAAGCAGGATTTGATATCTGGAATTATTTAAAAAAAATGACCGGCAAAGCAAAAAAAACGGTTACAACTGTAAAAGAAATTACCAATGGCAACAACGACAATAGCAGTTCTACATAA